A window of the Sphaerobacter thermophilus DSM 20745 genome harbors these coding sequences:
- a CDS encoding DNA polymerase III subunit alpha has product MTARPFAHLHLHTEFSLLDGMGRIKDYMARAREFGMEHIAITDHGVMYGVIDWYKAARAHDLHPILGIEAYLAPGSIEDREKQSYHLLLLAENERGYRNLLRLASRASLEGFYYKPRVDLDMLNSLRDGIICTSACLGGPVANNFLQGRDEEAVRLAGILKEMFGPDHFYIEIQDHGIEGQRQTNPQLIELARKLDLPLVATNDVHYVDKSDAPLQELLVCIQTNTTLHDPKRLRMESDQLYFKSPEEMWRLFGEVPEALENTIRIAERCNVDLEFGRLHLPDPGIPEGMTPHEYLCQLCWDGVRRRYPEVTEEVRRRLEYELDVIQETGFSSYMLIVRDFAEFARQRRISFGVRGSAAASIVLYTLGITDIDPLANRLVFERFLNRERREMPDIDMDFADNRRAEVIDYVASKYGHDRVAQIITFGTMGAKAAIRDTGRAMGWAYNDVDRIARLIPSTLNITLDKALQESPELRQLYETDPACRELIDNAKRLEGISRHAGTHAAGVVIAADPLVEHLPLQRPARAEEGALPTTQFPMETVAEIGLLKMDFLGLANLTILGEAVELIRQTTGVEIDPKKIPDGDEKTYAMLSQGETFGVFQLESAGMRRYIRELRPSSIAELAAMVALYRPGPMQHIPTYCRAKHGLEPIRYPHPDLAEILDETYGVIVYQDQVLLIARKFAGYTLGEADIMRKAMGKKIPEVMKAERERFLRGAQEKGYSAEDAQNVFNLIEPFAGYAFNKAHAVCYATISYQTSYLKANYPAEYMTAVLRGAPSHPSGATQRVAAAVAECQKLGIPVLPPDINKSGVDFEIEILEDGTKAIRFGLAIVKNVGEAAVESIVAARKSLPGERFESFEQFCDTVDWTVVNRRVAESLIKCGALDSLGDRATLLAVLEQAISAAQSRQRAAKRGQIDLFSAAPVAAPALALAMPDDVPEIPRATLLAWEKELLGLYLSSHPLNDLVPLIRDGGYVRLAEIDEETVGQQIEAIVMITGMRKLTTKTNRVMAICQLEDQTGAIEMVVFPDLYEQAGEHLVVDSIVRVAARVDQRNDRIQLVADRVGPVTIEEPKPVVVREVHVRLPDTGNVTADVETMNRVRELFDQFPGDDGVILHVPARGRTVLMRASLSIDWCPDVERALEEMLGPGCATVSERTVMVPAEPRRLTA; this is encoded by the coding sequence GTGACCGCGCGTCCGTTCGCGCATTTGCACCTGCACACCGAGTTCTCGCTCCTCGATGGCATGGGGCGCATCAAGGACTACATGGCCCGCGCACGTGAGTTCGGGATGGAGCACATCGCCATCACCGACCACGGCGTGATGTACGGCGTGATCGACTGGTACAAGGCGGCGCGCGCACACGACCTCCACCCGATCCTGGGGATTGAGGCCTACCTCGCACCGGGCAGCATCGAGGACCGGGAAAAGCAGTCGTACCACCTGCTCTTGCTCGCGGAGAACGAGCGGGGCTACCGGAACCTGTTGCGGTTGGCCAGCCGGGCGAGCCTGGAGGGCTTCTACTATAAGCCGCGCGTCGACCTGGACATGCTCAACAGTCTCCGCGACGGCATCATCTGCACTTCGGCCTGTCTCGGTGGGCCGGTCGCCAACAACTTTCTGCAGGGGCGCGACGAGGAAGCCGTGCGTCTGGCCGGCATCCTGAAGGAGATGTTCGGCCCGGATCACTTCTATATTGAAATCCAGGACCACGGAATCGAAGGCCAGCGGCAGACCAACCCGCAACTGATCGAGCTCGCGCGGAAGCTCGACCTGCCGCTGGTGGCAACGAACGACGTCCACTACGTCGACAAGTCCGACGCGCCGCTGCAAGAGCTGCTGGTCTGTATCCAGACCAACACGACGCTCCACGACCCCAAGCGCCTCCGGATGGAGAGTGACCAGCTCTACTTCAAGAGCCCGGAGGAGATGTGGCGGCTCTTCGGTGAGGTGCCCGAGGCGCTGGAGAACACGATCCGCATCGCGGAGCGCTGCAACGTCGACCTCGAGTTCGGCCGGTTGCACCTGCCTGACCCCGGCATTCCCGAGGGTATGACCCCGCACGAGTACCTGTGCCAGCTTTGCTGGGACGGTGTGCGCCGCCGCTACCCCGAAGTGACCGAGGAGGTGCGCCGCCGCCTGGAGTACGAGCTGGACGTCATCCAGGAGACGGGCTTCAGCAGCTACATGCTGATCGTGCGCGACTTCGCGGAGTTCGCGCGGCAGCGTCGCATTTCCTTCGGCGTACGCGGCAGTGCGGCAGCCAGTATCGTCCTCTATACCCTGGGCATCACCGACATCGACCCGCTGGCGAACCGGCTGGTGTTCGAGCGCTTCCTGAACCGGGAGCGCCGCGAGATGCCGGATATCGACATGGACTTCGCCGACAACCGACGCGCGGAGGTCATCGACTACGTCGCCAGCAAATACGGCCACGACCGGGTGGCCCAGATCATCACCTTTGGAACGATGGGCGCGAAGGCGGCGATCCGTGACACCGGCCGGGCCATGGGCTGGGCGTACAACGATGTCGACCGGATCGCGCGGCTGATCCCGTCGACGCTCAATATCACGCTTGACAAGGCCCTGCAGGAGAGCCCGGAGCTGCGCCAGCTCTACGAGACGGATCCGGCGTGCCGCGAGCTGATCGACAACGCCAAGCGACTCGAGGGTATCTCCCGCCATGCCGGTACGCATGCGGCGGGTGTAGTGATCGCAGCCGACCCGCTGGTCGAGCATCTACCTCTGCAGCGCCCGGCACGTGCCGAGGAGGGGGCTCTTCCGACCACCCAGTTCCCGATGGAGACGGTGGCCGAGATCGGCCTGCTGAAGATGGACTTCCTCGGGCTGGCCAACCTCACCATCCTCGGCGAGGCGGTCGAGCTGATCCGCCAGACGACGGGTGTTGAGATCGACCCCAAGAAAATCCCGGACGGCGACGAGAAGACCTATGCCATGCTGTCGCAGGGCGAGACCTTCGGCGTGTTCCAGCTCGAGAGCGCCGGCATGCGTCGCTACATCCGGGAGCTGCGGCCCAGCTCCATCGCCGAGCTGGCGGCCATGGTGGCCCTCTACCGGCCGGGGCCGATGCAGCACATCCCCACCTACTGCCGCGCCAAGCATGGACTGGAGCCGATCCGCTATCCGCACCCGGACCTGGCGGAGATCCTGGACGAGACGTACGGCGTCATCGTCTATCAGGACCAGGTGCTTCTGATCGCTCGCAAGTTCGCCGGGTACACCCTGGGCGAGGCCGACATCATGCGCAAGGCGATGGGGAAGAAGATCCCCGAGGTGATGAAGGCCGAGCGCGAGCGCTTCCTGCGTGGCGCACAGGAGAAGGGGTACAGCGCGGAGGACGCGCAGAACGTCTTCAACCTGATTGAGCCGTTCGCGGGCTATGCCTTCAACAAGGCGCACGCAGTCTGCTACGCGACGATCTCCTATCAGACCTCGTACCTGAAGGCCAACTACCCGGCCGAGTACATGACGGCCGTGCTGCGGGGTGCGCCCAGCCACCCGAGCGGCGCGACGCAGCGCGTGGCGGCGGCGGTGGCGGAGTGCCAGAAGCTCGGCATCCCGGTGCTCCCGCCCGATATCAACAAGAGCGGCGTCGATTTTGAGATCGAGATCCTTGAGGATGGGACTAAGGCAATCCGCTTCGGCCTGGCGATCGTGAAGAACGTCGGCGAGGCTGCCGTGGAGTCCATTGTCGCGGCGCGCAAGTCGCTGCCGGGCGAGCGCTTCGAGAGCTTCGAGCAGTTCTGCGACACGGTTGACTGGACGGTGGTCAACCGTCGGGTGGCTGAGAGCCTGATCAAGTGTGGTGCGCTGGACAGCCTCGGTGACCGCGCTACCTTGCTGGCGGTCCTGGAGCAGGCGATCAGCGCCGCGCAATCGCGGCAGCGTGCGGCCAAGCGCGGACAGATCGACCTCTTCTCCGCAGCGCCTGTGGCCGCCCCCGCCCTGGCACTGGCGATGCCGGACGACGTGCCGGAGATCCCGCGCGCCACGCTCCTCGCCTGGGAGAAGGAACTGCTGGGGCTCTACCTCAGCTCGCACCCCCTGAACGATCTCGTTCCGCTGATCCGGGACGGTGGGTACGTGCGGCTGGCCGAGATCGACGAGGAGACCGTCGGCCAGCAGATCGAAGCGATCGTGATGATCACGGGCATGCGCAAGCTGACCACCAAGACGAACCGGGTGATGGCGATCTGCCAGCTCGAAGATCAGACCGGGGCGATCGAGATGGTGGTCTTCCCGGACCTCTACGAACAGGCGGGCGAGCACCTCGTCGTCGACTCCATCGTGCGGGTCGCTGCACGGGTGGATCAACGCAACGACCGCATCCAGCTCGTCGCCGACCGCGTGGGACCAGTGACCATCGAAGAGCCGAAGCCGGTGGTGGTCCGCGAGGTGCATGTCCGTCTCCCGGACACGGGCAATGTCACCGCCGACGTCGAGACCATGAACCGGGTGCGCGAACTGTTCGACCAGTTCCCGGGCGACGACGGCGTGATCTTGCACGTCCCTGCGCGCGGCCGAACCGTGCTGATGCGGGCATCCCTGAGTATTGACTGGTGCCCCGATGTCGAGCGGGCGCTGGAGGAGATGCTCGGCCCTGGCTGCGCGACAGTCTCCGAGCGCACTGTGATGGTTCCCGCCGAGCCGCGGCGCCTCACCGCGTAG
- a CDS encoding helix-turn-helix domain-containing protein, with translation MAGQAPSAAPTFAELLKRFREEARTSQSRLAESAGFDHSYVSRLESGNRTPTREAVVKLADALGLTPEQRDTLLAAAGYMPQRVESLLADEPVVSEVLQLLQRRDIPEPIRQNVRQMLRLMVTQAQLAAIGWPSGPDTSPDAMAAD, from the coding sequence ATGGCGGGACAGGCACCGAGCGCGGCGCCCACGTTCGCAGAGCTTCTCAAGCGCTTCCGGGAGGAAGCCCGTACCTCGCAGAGCCGGCTTGCCGAATCGGCGGGGTTCGACCACAGCTACGTGAGCCGACTTGAGAGCGGTAATCGCACGCCGACGCGTGAGGCCGTCGTCAAGCTGGCGGACGCCCTGGGTCTCACGCCTGAGCAGCGCGATACCCTGCTCGCTGCGGCGGGATACATGCCCCAGCGGGTGGAGAGCCTCCTGGCCGATGAGCCGGTCGTGAGCGAGGTGCTGCAACTCCTCCAGCGCCGCGACATCCCGGAGCCGATCCGACAGAACGTCCGGCAGATGCTTCGCTTGATGGTCACCCAGGCGCAGTTGGCTGCAATCGGCTGGCCGTCCGGTCCCGATACCTCCCCCGATGCCATGGCGGCTGACTAA
- a CDS encoding cyclodeaminase/cyclohydrolase family protein, which yields MRTACERRVVLSPEAPQQLRVAEQPLAQVAGRLADPQQPAGGGVAAAATLALAAATAELVATLSLRRKSVQPRRAELEEIRDRLVDLQARFLAAADEDIAVLSDLLAAQRAARPAADAAPDAQRAAKEALERSLTLAAETPIALAQDGLALLRLVLATVPFAARFTVSDLGAAAGLAQGAIEAALLMSEVNVGLLTDAARADELRTAVDQIRQEAPELARQALDLTRAKMSGKPMEEGTRGDRA from the coding sequence ATGAGGACTGCGTGTGAGAGGAGGGTCGTCCTGAGTCCCGAAGCTCCGCAGCAGCTCCGGGTCGCCGAACAGCCCCTCGCCCAGGTCGCCGGTCGGCTCGCCGATCCGCAGCAACCGGCCGGAGGCGGCGTCGCCGCCGCAGCGACCCTGGCACTGGCCGCCGCCACGGCCGAGCTGGTCGCGACCCTCTCGCTGCGCCGGAAGTCGGTGCAGCCCCGCCGCGCTGAACTGGAAGAGATCCGCGACAGGCTGGTCGACCTCCAGGCCCGCTTCCTTGCAGCGGCCGACGAGGACATCGCCGTCCTGTCGGACCTGCTGGCGGCGCAGCGCGCCGCGCGCCCGGCAGCCGACGCTGCCCCGGACGCCCAGCGCGCGGCCAAGGAGGCACTCGAGCGGAGCCTCACCCTGGCCGCGGAGACGCCCATCGCCCTGGCTCAGGACGGCCTCGCGCTCCTGCGCCTCGTGCTCGCGACCGTGCCGTTCGCAGCGCGCTTCACCGTCAGCGACCTCGGCGCCGCCGCCGGTCTCGCCCAGGGCGCGATTGAGGCCGCACTCTTGATGAGCGAGGTCAACGTCGGTCTTCTCACCGATGCCGCCCGGGCAGACGAGCTCCGAACCGCCGTCGACCAGATCCGCCAGGAGGCACCGGAGCTGGCCAGGCAGGCACTGGATCTCACCCGCGCGAAGATGTCCGGGAAACCAATGGAGGAGGGGACACGTGGCGATCGCGCTTGA
- a CDS encoding bifunctional 5,10-methylenetetrahydrofolate dehydrogenase/5,10-methenyltetrahydrofolate cyclohydrolase produces the protein MAIALEGRPVARAILERAREELAEYVTQAGHPPELATVLAGDDASAAAYVRAIHRTFDRVGIPVRDVTLPGDVAESELRDAVERLNADPAVSGIIILHPLPRHLPAGIASQLVDPAKDVDGVTPYSAGRLAVGLPALPPSTPEGGMAILEHYGIEIAGSHAVVIGRSPVVGLPMALMLIAADATVTVCHSRTPDLPAMTRQADILVAAAGRPGLVRPEMVKPGATVIDFGVSFVDGRMVGDVEPAVGEVAGALTPVPGGTGAVTNAILVQNTLRAAWAALGGRRAG, from the coding sequence GTGGCGATCGCGCTTGAGGGGCGACCGGTGGCGCGTGCGATATTGGAGCGCGCGCGTGAGGAATTGGCCGAATACGTCACGCAGGCAGGACACCCTCCCGAGCTTGCAACCGTGCTGGCCGGAGACGACGCCAGCGCTGCCGCCTACGTGCGTGCCATCCACCGTACCTTTGACCGCGTCGGCATCCCGGTGCGGGACGTGACGCTTCCCGGCGACGTGGCCGAGTCCGAGCTCCGGGACGCTGTGGAGCGCCTCAACGCGGACCCGGCCGTGAGCGGGATCATCATCCTCCATCCACTGCCGCGACACCTTCCCGCTGGGATCGCCTCCCAGCTGGTCGATCCAGCCAAGGATGTGGACGGCGTCACGCCGTACAGTGCGGGCCGCCTCGCCGTCGGGCTTCCCGCGTTGCCGCCGAGCACGCCCGAGGGGGGAATGGCCATCCTCGAGCACTATGGCATCGAGATCGCCGGGAGCCACGCCGTCGTCATCGGCCGCAGCCCGGTCGTCGGCCTCCCGATGGCGCTCATGTTGATCGCAGCCGACGCCACCGTTACCGTCTGTCACAGCCGAACGCCCGACCTGCCCGCCATGACCCGCCAGGCCGACATCCTGGTTGCCGCCGCCGGTCGGCCGGGTTTGGTACGGCCGGAAATGGTCAAGCCGGGTGCGACAGTTATTGACTTTGGCGTTAGCTTTGTGGACGGAAGGATGGTCGGGGACGTCGAGCCGGCTGTGGGAGAGGTGGCCGGCGCGCTTACGCCGGTACCGGGTGGAACCGGCGCCGTCACGAATGCCATCCTCGTCCAGAACACGCTCCGAGCTGCGTGGGCCGCGCTCGGCGGCCGCCGCGCCGGATAG
- a CDS encoding formate--tetrahydrofolate ligase, translated as MLTDIEIASQVTPKPITEIAADLGIQPDELELYGPYKAKISLSIRDRLKDRPNGKYVVVTAITPTPLGEGKTTVTVGLGQAFGKIGTRAIVAIRQPSLGPVFGIKGGAAGGGYSQIIPMEDFNLHLTGDFHAVTAAHNLCAAFLDNSIYHGNPLDIDQTAVLWRRVMDVNDRTLRDIVIGLGSGNGIPRQTGFDITAASEVMAVLALATDYRDLRERLGRLVVALNRKKEPVTAEDIGVAGAMAALLKDALKPNLLQTLEHTPAIVHAGPFGNIAHGNSSVLADLIGLKLADVVVTEAGFGADLGFEKFCDIKCRVSGLKPDAAVLVATIRALKAHSGRYKIVAGKPLDPGLVTENLDALREGIGNLEKQIENVRRFGVPVVVAINQFPTDTPAEIELVREVALKAGAFDAVPTRVHSEGGEGGADLARAVLRATEEPNSFRPLYELDMPLTDKIEIIARELYGAGSVTYQPAAARALRTFTSMGYDKLPVCMAKTHLSLSGDPNLRGRPEGFELTVREARLSAGAGFIYPIIGEMRTMPGLGSKPGGLNVDIDDDGTIRGLF; from the coding sequence ATGCTCACGGACATCGAGATCGCGAGTCAGGTCACGCCAAAGCCGATCACCGAGATCGCTGCCGACCTCGGCATCCAGCCGGACGAGCTGGAGTTGTACGGTCCCTACAAGGCCAAGATCAGCCTGTCGATCCGGGACCGCCTCAAGGATCGGCCGAACGGCAAATACGTGGTGGTAACCGCCATCACCCCCACCCCGCTCGGCGAGGGGAAGACGACGGTCACCGTTGGGCTGGGCCAGGCGTTCGGCAAGATCGGCACTCGCGCGATCGTGGCGATCCGGCAGCCGTCGCTCGGTCCCGTGTTCGGGATCAAGGGTGGCGCGGCCGGCGGCGGCTACAGCCAGATCATCCCGATGGAGGACTTCAACCTCCACCTGACCGGGGACTTCCACGCCGTAACCGCGGCCCATAACCTGTGCGCGGCCTTCCTCGACAACTCCATCTACCACGGCAACCCGCTCGACATCGACCAGACTGCCGTCCTTTGGCGGCGCGTGATGGACGTGAACGACCGGACCCTGCGAGACATCGTCATCGGCCTCGGGTCGGGCAACGGGATCCCGCGCCAGACCGGCTTCGACATCACGGCGGCTTCAGAGGTCATGGCGGTCCTGGCCCTGGCGACCGACTATCGCGACCTCCGCGAGCGGCTGGGACGGCTCGTCGTCGCGCTCAACCGGAAGAAGGAGCCGGTGACCGCTGAGGACATCGGGGTGGCTGGCGCCATGGCCGCCCTGCTGAAGGACGCCCTCAAGCCGAACCTGCTCCAGACCCTCGAGCACACGCCCGCCATCGTCCATGCCGGCCCCTTCGGCAACATCGCCCACGGCAACTCGTCGGTGCTCGCTGACCTGATCGGTCTCAAGCTCGCCGACGTGGTGGTCACCGAGGCGGGCTTCGGCGCCGACCTCGGCTTCGAGAAGTTCTGCGACATCAAGTGCCGTGTCAGCGGACTCAAGCCCGATGCCGCAGTCCTGGTCGCGACCATCCGCGCCCTGAAGGCGCACAGTGGGCGCTATAAGATCGTGGCCGGCAAGCCGCTCGACCCCGGCCTCGTGACCGAGAACCTCGACGCGCTCCGTGAGGGAATCGGCAACCTCGAAAAGCAGATCGAGAACGTGCGCCGCTTCGGCGTGCCGGTGGTGGTGGCCATCAACCAGTTCCCGACCGACACCCCGGCGGAGATCGAGCTGGTGCGCGAGGTGGCGCTGAAGGCCGGGGCGTTCGATGCCGTGCCCACCCGGGTGCACAGCGAGGGCGGCGAGGGCGGCGCCGACCTGGCTCGCGCGGTACTGCGTGCGACGGAAGAACCCAACTCCTTCCGCCCGCTCTACGAGCTGGACATGCCGCTCACCGACAAGATCGAAATCATCGCGCGCGAGCTCTACGGCGCCGGATCCGTCACCTACCAGCCCGCGGCTGCCCGGGCGCTGCGCACCTTTACCAGCATGGGTTACGACAAGCTCCCGGTGTGCATGGCCAAGACGCACCTGTCCCTCAGCGGCGACCCGAACCTACGCGGGCGGCCTGAGGGCTTCGAGCTGACGGTGCGCGAGGCGCGCCTGTCGGCCGGGGCCGGTTTCATCTACCCCATCATCGGCGAGATGCGGACGATGCCCGGCCTTGGCAGCAAGCCCGGCGGGCTGAACGTCGACATCGACGACGACGGTACGATCCGGGGTCTGTTCTAG
- a CDS encoding YsnF/AvaK domain-containing protein, protein MANLYAAGFATDEVGIMRGSDAQSSPSQQTEASEEVAPGTIAGTLAGLGIPDEEAQFYEGELKSGRTIVTVQGDKRSGDARRILRRHGAYDWTDQETSTPEAGDDERTIELREERLVPSAQWREAGEVVVRRVVEEVPASIELDATHEEIDLQRVPVGEVVDERRDPWMEDDVLVIPVYEEQLVVSRRLVLREQLRIRRLRVTEHKVFQDTLRQERVVVEDPNQTGQVHERFVEPETGIEQS, encoded by the coding sequence GTGGCAAACCTGTACGCAGCCGGCTTCGCGACCGACGAAGTTGGCATCATGCGGGGAAGCGACGCCCAGTCTAGCCCATCCCAGCAGACCGAGGCATCGGAAGAAGTTGCCCCCGGCACCATCGCCGGCACGCTGGCCGGACTGGGTATCCCAGACGAGGAAGCGCAGTTCTACGAGGGAGAACTCAAGAGCGGCCGGACCATCGTCACCGTCCAGGGCGACAAGCGCAGCGGCGATGCCCGCCGCATCCTTCGCCGCCACGGCGCCTACGACTGGACCGACCAGGAAACGTCGACACCTGAGGCCGGTGACGACGAGCGAACCATAGAGCTGCGCGAAGAGCGCCTGGTGCCCAGCGCGCAGTGGCGCGAGGCCGGCGAGGTCGTGGTCCGCCGCGTCGTCGAAGAGGTCCCGGCAAGCATCGAACTCGATGCGACCCACGAGGAGATCGACCTCCAGCGAGTTCCCGTGGGCGAGGTCGTCGACGAGCGTCGCGACCCGTGGATGGAGGACGACGTACTGGTCATCCCCGTCTACGAAGAGCAACTCGTCGTCAGCCGGCGGCTCGTCCTCAGAGAGCAACTACGTATCCGGCGACTCCGCGTCACCGAGCACAAGGTCTTTCAGGACACGCTGCGCCAGGAGCGGGTCGTCGTCGAAGACCCAAACCAGACCGGCCAGGTGCACGAGCGCTTCGTCGAGCCGGAGACCGGGATCGAGCAATCGTGA
- a CDS encoding YsnF/AvaK domain-containing protein produces the protein MVHGDETLDPGMGDIGHIQPSQLQRGWDVFGSEGDKIGDLEEVRDEYIIVSRGFLFTTERFIPLWAVSTAGDGKVFLNVTKDEIETRGWDNAEAVARSRPAGTGEMRGRETRASQTDEMLGRETRAGDTGEMLGRETRTSPTGETEERMEIREEELRTRKREVEAGAVDVEREVVTERETREVPVTREEVDVEYRPVDSKPATQGELSEEEIHVPIHEEEVTVDKETVVTGEVEVRKRQVQDTEEISEEVRKERPRIRGEGDVSLDAEESHEEHPH, from the coding sequence ATGGTACATGGCGACGAGACTCTGGACCCAGGTATGGGCGACATCGGTCACATCCAGCCTAGCCAGCTACAGAGGGGCTGGGATGTGTTTGGCTCCGAAGGCGACAAGATCGGTGACCTCGAAGAGGTACGCGACGAGTACATCATCGTCTCGCGGGGCTTCCTCTTCACGACCGAGCGCTTCATCCCCCTGTGGGCGGTCAGCACCGCCGGCGACGGGAAGGTCTTCCTGAACGTCACCAAGGATGAGATCGAGACCCGCGGCTGGGACAACGCCGAAGCAGTCGCGAGGAGCCGCCCGGCCGGCACCGGCGAGATGCGGGGCCGCGAGACCCGCGCGAGCCAAACCGACGAGATGCTCGGCCGGGAGACGCGAGCCGGCGACACAGGCGAGATGCTCGGCCGCGAAACCCGCACCAGCCCAACGGGCGAAACCGAGGAGCGGATGGAGATCCGCGAGGAAGAGCTCCGTACGCGGAAGCGCGAGGTCGAAGCCGGGGCGGTCGACGTCGAGCGCGAGGTCGTGACCGAGCGCGAGACTCGCGAGGTACCGGTGACTCGGGAAGAGGTGGATGTCGAGTACCGGCCGGTCGATTCGAAGCCCGCGACGCAGGGTGAGCTGAGCGAAGAAGAGATCCACGTGCCGATCCACGAAGAAGAGGTCACGGTCGACAAGGAGACCGTGGTCACTGGCGAGGTCGAAGTCCGGAAGCGTCAGGTTCAGGACACCGAGGAGATTTCCGAGGAGGTCCGCAAGGAGCGTCCACGGATCCGCGGCGAGGGCGATGTCAGCCTCGACGCCGAGGAGTCGCACGAGGAGCACCCGCACTAA
- the recF gene encoding DNA replication/repair protein RecF (All proteins in this family for which functions are known are DNA-binding proteins that assist the filamentation of RecA onto DNA for the initiation of recombination or recombinational repair.), with amino-acid sequence MILTTLQLEEFRSYRRLSVDLPAAGLRIFGQNAGGKTSLLEAVYLLATMRSPRASSERETIHWESGVELGLPPYARVAARIRHNRHETDVEVVLTVDEERGGALRKRVKLDGRPRRAIDAVGALKVVLFTPDDLNLILGSPSVRRRYLDITLSQIDSTYLQALGQYGRLLEQRNSLLKELGGRRPRDERAIEDQMAYWDAEIVTRGAYLLAQRLRYVHEVDRVAAEEFRALARTEDRLGLRYSTTVTLPDALRERVVESTLADAQAFVARALESDLHRLRPDELRRGVTLVGPHRDDLHFLLGGHELSAYGSRGQQRLAVVATKLAELRQVVASTGERPVLLLDDVLSELDPEHQERLLAVLGSAGCQILITATDRALLDQPALAALPLVEARNGTLVWVEGEEASQPSEHG; translated from the coding sequence ATGATACTCACCACGCTGCAGCTCGAAGAGTTCCGCTCGTACCGCCGGTTGAGCGTCGACCTCCCGGCGGCCGGCTTGCGCATCTTCGGCCAGAACGCCGGGGGCAAGACTTCCCTGCTGGAAGCAGTCTACCTGCTGGCGACGATGCGCTCGCCGCGCGCCAGTTCCGAGCGTGAGACGATCCACTGGGAGAGTGGCGTCGAGCTCGGCCTGCCGCCCTACGCCCGCGTTGCCGCGAGGATCCGGCACAACCGCCACGAGACCGACGTCGAAGTGGTTCTGACCGTGGACGAGGAGCGCGGCGGCGCGTTGCGGAAGCGGGTAAAGCTGGATGGCCGGCCGCGCCGCGCGATCGACGCCGTCGGTGCGCTCAAGGTGGTGCTCTTCACCCCGGACGACCTGAACCTGATCCTCGGGTCACCCTCCGTGCGGCGCCGCTACCTCGATATCACACTGTCCCAGATCGACAGCACCTACCTCCAGGCGCTAGGGCAGTACGGGCGCCTGCTGGAGCAGCGCAACAGCCTGCTCAAAGAGCTTGGCGGACGCCGTCCGCGGGACGAGCGCGCCATCGAAGATCAGATGGCGTACTGGGACGCCGAGATCGTGACGCGCGGGGCGTACCTGCTTGCCCAACGGTTGCGCTATGTCCACGAGGTCGATCGCGTGGCGGCCGAAGAGTTCCGGGCGCTGGCCCGAACCGAGGACCGGCTCGGTCTGCGCTATTCAACGACGGTCACCCTTCCGGATGCGCTGCGCGAGCGCGTGGTGGAGTCCACCCTGGCGGACGCTCAGGCGTTCGTGGCCCGCGCGCTGGAATCGGACCTCCACCGCCTGCGGCCGGATGAACTGCGGCGCGGGGTGACGCTGGTCGGCCCACACCGGGATGACCTCCACTTCCTCCTCGGTGGACACGAGCTGAGCGCCTACGGCTCCCGCGGGCAACAGCGGCTGGCGGTCGTCGCCACCAAGCTCGCGGAACTCCGTCAAGTCGTGGCCTCCACCGGCGAGCGGCCGGTGCTCCTCCTTGACGATGTCCTCTCAGAGCTGGACCCGGAGCACCAGGAGCGACTTCTGGCGGTACTGGGATCAGCCGGCTGCCAGATCCTGATCACCGCGACCGACCGGGCGCTCCTCGACCAGCCGGCGCTCGCGGCTCTTCCGCTAGTCGAGGCGCGAAACGGCACACTCGTCTGGGTCGAGGGGGAGGAGGCTTCGCAGCCGTCCGAACACGGGTGA